The nucleotide window TCATCGTCAGATCGAGCGCGCGGTGCAGCGCCTTGAGCTTCGAACGCAGCTCCCACTTTAGATGCGGATCGATCACCGTCAGCGGCTCGTCGAACAGGATTGCGGCGACGTCGCTGCGTACCAGTCCGCGGCCGAGCGAGATCTTCTGTTTGGCGTCGGCGGTCAGCCGCGTCGCCTTGCGGTTCAGGTTCGGCGTCAGGTCCAGAAGATCGGCGATCTCGGCGACGCGCCTGGCGATATCGGCCTTCGGCACGCCGCGGTTCTTCAGCGGAAACGCCAGATTCTCGCGCACCGTCATGGTGTCGTAGATCACCGGAAACTGGAACACCTGCGCGATGTTGCGGTCGCGGGTGGAGAGCTCGGTGACGTCCCGGCCGTCGAACAGGATCTTGCCGCGCGACGGTGTCACGATCCCCGAAATGATGTTGAGTAGCGTGGTCTTGCCGCAGCCGCTTGGCCCGAGCAGCGCATAGGCGCCGCCCTGCCGCCAGGTCATCGACACCGGCTTCAGCGCATAGGCGGCCGGCGGCAGGTCGTCACCGACCAGATAGGAGTGAGCAAGATCGACGAGATCGATGCGCGCCATCGGGCTGTCCCCTCAGATCGGCTTCGGCGCGGCGACGAGACGATCGGCCGCGTCGAACACGAACAGATTGGCGGG belongs to Rhodopseudomonas palustris and includes:
- a CDS encoding ABC transporter ATP-binding protein, with the translated sequence MARIDLVDLAHSYLVGDDLPPAAYALKPVSMTWRQGGAYALLGPSGCGKTTLLNIISGIVTPSRGKILFDGRDVTELSTRDRNIAQVFQFPVIYDTMTVRENLAFPLKNRGVPKADIARRVAEIADLLDLTPNLNRKATRLTADAKQKISLGRGLVRSDVAAILFDEPLTVIDPHLKWELRSKLKALHRALDLTMIYVTHDQTEALTFADTVVVMHDGRVVQSGTPEELFERPAHTFVGYFIGSPGMNIVPAEVKGREALVAGHRVPLARSYEKLPAGKIEIGVRPEFVHLTAKAPGLMTGRIERIDDLGRIRFASVRVGDVKIAARVPDGFSPSGDEAALRFEPSRIHVYADSEIVEGSSLEQVA